A single window of Cryptococcus tetragattii IND107 chromosome 4 map unlocalized Ctg04, whole genome shotgun sequence DNA harbors:
- a CDS encoding mitochondrial intermediate peptidase 2 yields MAGVRSEDAKGLFLYEPLTQSDSLRRLTDRTLIQASAIVQRIVVASQDPTGRELRLVVKNLDRLSDILCGVIDMCELVRNVHPDQDWVDQSDRTHQILCSFMNELNATRGLYESLAKAIAHPFNDPLTTSELRVAHTFLADFERSGIHLPPSVRERFVKHSDALLSLGRSFLSSASSGPSTVPHIEIPDPHRSLMGLGRQFVDSLPRKGRSGPAVIEPGSWEAQMVLKYAREGRARELVYVGGMRTDKKRIDVLEAMLKERAELASVLGKNNWAEVALVDKMTKTPENVMGFLNSLVQHHRPIAKAEIDMLRRMKATALTGNYFHQMSSRTRHLPPFHAWDRDYYSDKYLASLIPTGSPPSISPYFSTGTVMSGLSRIFSKLYGISFKPAAVSPGEVWHSSVRRLDVMHEKEGLIGVIYCDFFSRIGKAPGAAHYTVRCSRRVDNDDTDGDGLPEDWDKPYGPGLETEGEFLSAKPGKYQLPMVVLSMDVGTVNEERPALLNWNDLETLFHEMGHAIHSMIGRTEYHNVSGTRCATDFVELPSILMEHFVSSPEVLSTFAFHHATGEPLPIPVIEAHLALNQSLSTLETHGQITMALLDQKYHTLRHGQDHFDSTAIWFQLQQEIGVIQPVPGTAWQTQFGHLYGYGATYYSYLFDRAIAGKIWSTLFHRPGVPQAYDQRAEGILSREGGELLKEKMLKWGGGRDPWEMIGNVIGGVEGEELSKGDERALALVGSWTVI; encoded by the exons ATGGCTGGCGTGAGAAGTGAAGATGCCAAAGGTTTATTTCTTTATGAGCCGCTCACTCAAAGCGACTCGTTAAGGCGCTTGACAGATCGTACTTTGATTCAAGCCTCAGCGATTGTCCAACGCATCGTCGTGGCTTCCCAAGATCCCACTGGTCGAGAACTACGGCTTGTGGTAAAGAACCTGGATAGACTGAGTGATATACTTTGCGGGGTGATCGATATGTGTGAATTGGTTAGAAATGTTCATCCAGATCAAGACTGGGTGGATCAAAGCGACCGGACGCACCAAATACTATGTAGCTTCATGAACGAGCTCAATGCGACTCGTGGTCTATACGAG TCACTTGCAAAAGCGATTGCCCATCCTTTCAACGACCCATTGACTACTTCAGAGCTTAGGGTCGCTCATACTTTCCTCGCAGATTTTGAGCGATCAGGTATACATCTTCCGCCCTCTGTTCGCGAACGTTTTGTGAAGCATTCAGACGCTTTGCTCTCCCTGGGTcgctccttcctctcttccgcaTCATCAGGCCCATCCACAGTTCCCCACATAGAAATTCCCGATCCTCATCGTTCACTTATGGGATTGGGTCGCCAGTTTGTTGATTCTTTACCGCGAAAGGGTCGAAGTGGACCGGCTGTTATCGAACCTGGAAGCTGGGAGGCGCAAATGGTCTTAAAGTACGCAAGAGAAGGCAGGGCGCGAGAGCTGGTGTACGTCGGCGGAATGAGAACGGACAAAAAGAGGATTGATGTGCTCGAAGCGAtgttgaaggaaagggcTGAGCTAGCCAGCGTCCTTGGGAAGAACAATTGGGCGGAGGTTGCTCTAGTCGATAAGATGACTAAGACACCGGAAAATGTGATGGGCTTCTTAAACTCCCTCGTTCAGCATCATCGACCCATTGCTAAAGCAGAAATCGATATGTtaagaagaatgaaagcTACTGCCCTGACTGGGAATTACTTTCACCAAATGAGTTCTCGGACACGGCATCTTCCCCCGTTTCATGCCTGGGACAGGGACTATTATAGCGACAAGTACCTGGCATCTCTCATTCCTACAGGCTCGCCGCCTTCTATCTCTCCTTATTTCTCGACTGGTACAGTGATGTCAGGACTTTCCCGCATCTTCTCAAAACTGTACGgcatctccttcaaaccAGCTGCCGTCTCGCCTGGAGAAGTTTGGCATTCTTCCGTCCGGCGGCTGGATGTGATGcatgagaaagaagggctTATTGGTGTCATATATTGTGACTTTTTTTCTCGCATTGGGAAAGCTCCTGGAGCAGCGCATTACACTGTGAGGTGCTCAAGAAGAGTAGACAACGACGATACAGATGGTGATGGGTTACCTGAAGACTGGGATAAGCCATATGGCCCTGGATTAGAAACTGAAGGGGAATTTTTGTCAGCCAAGCCAGGGAAATACCAGCTGCCTATGGTCGTATTGTCAATGGATGTCGGTACggtgaatgaagaaagaccTGCGCTATTGAATTGGAACGATTTAGAGACTTTGTTCCATGAAATGGGACATGCAATCCACT CCATGATTGGTCGGACAGAGTACCACAATGTTTCCGGAACAAGATGCGCCACCGATTTTGTAGAGCTTCCTTCGATACTAATGGAGCATTTTGTTTCATCACCGGAAGTCCTCAGCACTTTTGCATTCCATCATGCCACCGGGGAACCTCTGCCTATCCCTGTTATCGAGGCCCACCTGGCTCTCAATCAGTCTCTAAGTACCCTCGAGACTCATGGACAGATCACTATGGCTCTTCTGGATCAGAAATATCATACCTTACGTCATGGACAAGATCATTTTGATTCTACTGCTATATGGTTTCAACTTCAGCAAGAAATAGGAGTAATTCAACCAGTGCCTGGAACAGCTTGGCAAACACAGTTCGGCCATCTGTACGGATACGGGGCGACGTACTACTCTTACCTATTTGACCGAGCTATTGCGGGCAAGATATGGTCCACCTTGTTTCATCGCCCGGGGGTGCCTCAGGCTTATGACCAACGGGCTGAAGGAATACTGAGtagggaaggaggagaattgttgaaagagaagatgctgaaaTGGGGTGGAGGTAGGGATCCATGGGAGATGATAGGCAATGTGATTGGGGGCGTCGAAGGTGAAGAGTTAAGtaaaggagatgagagggCATTGGCACTAGTTGGAAGCTGGACAGTCATATGA